Part of the Thermoplasmata archaeon genome, AAAATTGTGACATTCTTCCACTACGAGCATTAACGGCGGAATCTTGTCTCTTTTTCTGAGCTCGAATAAGGCAAATGATAGTCTCTGTGTAACAAGCTCTTGTATGTCTGGAGGTACGCCCCTGAGATTTATGATCGATAGCTTTCCTTTTTGCACAATCTCATCTATTTTCGTGCCTTTCTTCTCGAATATACCGATCTCGTTAAGATAAGTCAGCGCATTTACCAGCACATTCACTGTTGCAGACTCTTCTTCCTCTTCCAGAACACGGATTATGTCTTCTACGCCATACTCTATTTTAGAGAGTTTCAGGCGGTCTATAGCTTTTCGCAACGGTACAAGATAAGGTCTGTAATCTGCAAGGTTCATCAAAGTTAACAGCTCTCTAGAAGTCATCTGAAACAACGTAAACTTTAACGGTTTAGAGTCCCTGTTTACAGTTGTATCAGGGCTGAATATCAGCAGGTCTGAATCAAATCCTTTGGGATCCAGATCATATTTTTTCAACTGCTCTGAGTTTTTAGAAGGACTTTTAATGCTGCTGTACTCTCCATGTGGATCAATTACCACCGCCGTAACATTATGCTTTAAAAGCTCTTCAAGTATCACGCCCGTCAAGTAACTTTTTCCGCCGCCAGTCTTTGAGAGAATGCTCACATGTTTTTGGATCAGGCTGTTTATATCCAAATATATCGGAATGTCATGATTGTAAAGTTTTCCAATAAAGGCGCCCGTCTTCTTGATCGCATCTATTCCTATCACTTTTTTTATAACAGAATCCTGAGCTTTGTATACTTCGGCACCTGCAAAAAAAGGAGTTTTTGGATACTGCAATACCCCCGCATCATCCCTGTAGCCTATAATCGTTATAGTTCCTACTATCGTTTCCTGTATTGGCACCTTTTCACCATTGTTCATCTCCAGCGCTTTGACCGAGGATAAATCTGTTTTTCTCTCAATAGTATCTATTCTCCCCAGTACCCATCCTACTGTCTGATGTTTAATCTGCACGTATTCTCCCTGATCTATGCTGGACACGACCGTAAACTGTACCTGTGTTGTGCCTACATCTCCATATATTATTCCTACTTTATCCATGCTTTTTTGCTCAAACAGATCCATTTTTATTTGCTCCTTTATCTCATATTATGTTATTCTATTTATTTCAATATTATATATTACATTTGCGATGAAACTATCATTTTTTTTATAGATAAGGAAATACTAAGAAAATGTATATTATAAAAAATATCAACCCGAACAACAGCGCATAAGATGGTATGCGCCCTTTGTTTATGTAGTACAGGTATATCAGGGATATGGTTGTAGTTGCTATAACACTTATGTATGCATAATAGTCAAGCAACCAAGGCACCAATAAAAGTGCCAGGCCAGGATAAAACGTCGAGTACAGAACCTTTTCTCCCACGAGCGAAGATATTGCAAAGTTATCTTTTCCTTTATATGCCCAGATCATTGCACTAAGCGTCTCGGGTATGGCAGTACCAACCGGAACCAGTATTATTGCAGTGGCAAGGGCGCTGAGCCCTGTGTTAACAGATACCTGTTCAATGCTCTGCACCAGGATGCTAGATCCAAAATATATGCCCGCTATAGATAGAATAAGTTGCAAAATCAGTGCAAAGTTGGGTGCCAAAACCCTGCTCAACATCAAAGTTCCAGTTTCTTCGACATGCTCTGCAGCTCTGTTCCTGTACATTAGCACCATATAATATCCATAACTTCCCAAAAACAATGCCGCAAAGAGGTATTTGAGTATTGATATATTGAAAAAGTAGGGAATAAGAATCAGTGGAAACAGTATTACAATAAAAGCGTATGGAATACGCAGAACTTTGTCGATCTTTAAATCTCTCTTCTTCCTTTTATTGAAAAACATGGCAATTATAATAGAGACAAAAACGAGTGTATAAGCGATGGTAGATGCCATAAAAGGCTCTCCCAATATGGTGCCTATGCCTATTTCATCGCCCGAGATGCCCCTGTATATGAACACCGCTATTACAAAAACAGTCAGCTCTGGAAAAGAGGTTATAAGAGGAGCTACGATTGCACCCGTGAAAGAATGCGACCATCTCATTTTTCTTGCGATATGCTCAATAGTGTTGGTAAACACTACAGTAGATATAAAAATAAGCACCAGTCCGGAAATCAATAAGAGAATAGTATCTTGCAAATATGATCACCATTATATATGCATGGATAGAGAAAAGAACATAATAAATATTTTTCATTATAACATCATTTTTTTTAAAAACATTTATATGTTAGTTATGCTATATCTGACAATTAGCTGACATAAAAAGGTAATAATATGACAAACGTTGCGGTAGAGAAATATAAAAATGCGTTACTAGGCGACAAAAAAAGTGAAAATACGGTTCGAGAGTATCTGAACATAGTTAAAAATTTCCTTGAATACACACAGAAAGATCCAGAAAAAGTTACCAGCGCAGACATAGAAAAATACAAAGTGTATATGGCAGTTGAAAAATACTATTCTAAAAACAGCATTTATACCGCAATAAAGGCTATTCAGTCTTTTTACAGATTCTTGAAGCTTGATACTGCAATGAACATTTCAGTGCCTAGAAGACCAAAACAGAACCCAAAGTATCTAACATTGAGCGAAACTGCCAGATTGCTTGAGGCCGCTAGACACGACCAGAGAGATTATGCAATTCTTACCATTCTGGCATATACTGGACTCAGAGTTAACGAATTATGCAACCTTAAAATTTCGGACATTGACTTTGCAGAAAAAGTCATACATGTCCAGAACGGAAAAGGAGACAAGGACAGAATCGTAATCATGGAAGATAAGACACTGGAGGCTCTGAAAAAATACATATCAATCCGTACACCAGTAAAAGATTATCTTTTTACAAGCCAGAAAAAAACAAAAATCTCATCCGCTCATGTAGAAAGGCTTGTCAGAACATATGCTTCAAAATGCGGTATTACAAAGAAGGTAACTCCACATGTACTTAGACACACTTTTGCCACAACACTCCTTAGAAACGGTGCAGATATTAGGTTTATACAGCAGATACTAGGACATTCAAGCCTTGCAACAACACAGATTTATACTCATGTCGACGATCAGAGCCTGAAATATGCGTATGAAAAAGCAAAACCTAACTACTAATATATTTTTTATTTCTCGGATTCAAAGATCAAAGATATAGAATTTACGCAGTGTCTTACATTTTTTTCTGTGAAATTCTCACCTTCAAAAACATGTCCGAGATGCGCGCCACAGTTTGCACATTGAATTTCGGTTCGTATACCGTCAGGATCTGGCACTCTTTTAACCGCTCCAGGAATTTCAGCATCAAAACTGGGCCAGCCACATTCAGCATCAAATTTGCTATCCGACCTATACAATGGTGCTCCACATCTTCTGCATCTGTATATTCCCTTCCTAAAATTATTTTCGTACTCTCCAGAATATGGTGGTTCGGTTCCTTTGTATATAATTACTCTTTCTTCTGCAGGTGTTAATTTTCGATATCCCATGTTGTTTTACAATAGCGTTTATAATATATAATATTTATCCTGATCTCGATTATGTGACATAAGTCCTTTTTACTCTCTCATCAAAAAAATGTTGTGATTTGTTCCTATGAATATTTGTGCTGTCGATATTCTATCTTCTCTTTTTTGACTTATGTCCCAGCCAAATTCTCTTTTATCTACTGAAAATCCTGCTTCTGAATTCTCTCTCTTGAATTATTCTTTTGGATATTTACACGGATCTTCCATTAAATAGTTGATCATCTCTTTTCTACTTCGACTGTATTGTTGCATTCTTCTTTGTTGTATCTTCTGAGTAATCGTCTATTATTGACTGCCCTGAATAATACTGATCCAACCTCACACTGTTTATTTTTAAAACTAATGCTTTTAACATTATCATCGCTTTATTATACGCATCTCGCCCTGATTTCATGCTCGTTCCATATCCTACATACAGTTTTGTATCCAGATCCATGATCGCAAAAGGAGAAAGAGATCTTAAAGACAATTTTAAAAAAACTCTTTGATCTGATCTCAGAAAATACTAACTTATTATATTTGGATGAATGTCACTTCAACCAGCATGGCTCCAGATACAGAATATTGTTAACAGCAGAGGATAGAGATCCAGAAATATTACAAGAACATACAAGGAACAGTATCAGAGTATTTGGATCAGTAAATCCAAGAAATGGACAGTTCAGACAAAGATAACAACCACTTATAACGCTATTACATTCAGAGATTATCTTATGGAAATATCTCCAAAAAATAAAGATATAGATAATACTAGATAATGCAAAGTATCATCATGCAACATCGCTAAACAAATTTCTTGAAAATAATAATGTAATACTTGAATATCTATCACCATATTTTCCAGAGCTTAATGCGATAGAAAGAGTATGGGAAGTTATAAGAAAACTAGAACATCAATATTTTCCGTCAATTTGTGATCTTGTATTAGGACTTAATGAACAATTCAGAAGTTTCAGCAAATCTAATGAGACTTTAAGA contains:
- a CDS encoding ATP-binding protein, giving the protein MDLFEQKSMDKVGIIYGDVGTTQVQFTVVSSIDQGEYVQIKHQTVGWVLGRIDTIERKTDLSSVKALEMNNGEKVPIQETIVGTITIIGYRDDAGVLQYPKTPFFAGAEVYKAQDSVIKKVIGIDAIKKTGAFIGKLYNHDIPIYLDINSLIQKHVSILSKTGGGKSYLTGVILEELLKHNVTAVVIDPHGEYSSIKSPSKNSEQLKKYDLDPKGFDSDLLIFSPDTTVNRDSKPLKFTLFQMTSRELLTLMNLADYRPYLVPLRKAIDRLKLSKIEYGVEDIIRVLEEEEESATVNVLVNALTYLNEIGIFEKKGTKIDEIVQKGKLSIINLRGVPPDIQELVTQRLSFALFELRKRDKIPPLMLVVEECHNFVPQQGKALSSKILRTIASEGRKFGLGLCLISQRPAKVDKNVLSQCNTQIILKVTNPNDLKAIGSSVEGLTRGSLEEIQRLPVGVALVMGGNLNMPLFVEIRPRQSKHGGESVNIVG
- a CDS encoding methionine-R-sulfoxide reductase, with amino-acid sequence MGYRKLTPAEERVIIYKGTEPPYSGEYENNFRKGIYRCRRCGAPLYRSDSKFDAECGWPSFDAEIPGAVKRVPDPDGIRTEIQCANCGAHLGHVFEGENFTEKNVRHCVNSISLIFESEK
- a CDS encoding sodium:calcium antiporter, yielding MQDTILLLISGLVLIFISTVVFTNTIEHIARKMRWSHSFTGAIVAPLITSFPELTVFVIAVFIYRGISGDEIGIGTILGEPFMASTIAYTLVFVSIIIAMFFNKRKKRDLKIDKVLRIPYAFIVILFPLILIPYFFNISILKYLFAALFLGSYGYYMVLMYRNRAAEHVEETGTLMLSRVLAPNFALILQLILSIAGIYFGSSILVQSIEQVSVNTGLSALATAIILVPVGTAIPETLSAMIWAYKGKDNFAISSLVGEKVLYSTFYPGLALLLVPWLLDYYAYISVIATTTISLIYLYYINKGRIPSYALLFGLIFFIIYIFLVFPYL
- a CDS encoding tyrosine-type recombinase/integrase, with the translated sequence MTNVAVEKYKNALLGDKKSENTVREYLNIVKNFLEYTQKDPEKVTSADIEKYKVYMAVEKYYSKNSIYTAIKAIQSFYRFLKLDTAMNISVPRRPKQNPKYLTLSETARLLEAARHDQRDYAILTILAYTGLRVNELCNLKISDIDFAEKVIHVQNGKGDKDRIVIMEDKTLEALKKYISIRTPVKDYLFTSQKKTKISSAHVERLVRTYASKCGITKKVTPHVLRHTFATTLLRNGADIRFIQQILGHSSLATTQIYTHVDDQSLKYAYEKAKPNY